The following proteins come from a genomic window of Synechococcus sp. BIOS-E4-1:
- the psaB gene encoding photosystem I core protein PsaB, whose protein sequence is MATKFPSFSQGLAQDPTTRRIWYGIATAHDFESHDGMTEERLYQKLFSTHFGHLAIIGLWVSGNLFHIAWQGNFEQWVADPLHVKPIAHAIWDPHFGQGAITAFTQAGATSPVNIAYSGLYHWFYTIGMTKNAELYQGSIFMMILSAWALFAGWLHLQPKFRPSLAWFKNAESRLNHHLAVLFGFSSIAWTGHLVHVAIPESRGQHVGWDNFLSVMPHPAGLGPFFTGNWGVYAQNPDSAGQIFGTAEGSGTAILTFLGGFHPQTEALWLTDIAHHHLAIGCLFVIAGHMYRTNFGIGHSIKEILEAHNPPKGTPGDLGAGHKGLYDTLNNSLHMQLGLALASLGVVTSLVAQHMYAMPSYAFIAKAYTTQAALYTHHQYIAIFLMCGAFAHGAIFFIRDYDPEANKDNVLARMLEHKEAIISHLSWITLFLGFHTLGLYVHNDVVVAFGTPEKQILVEPVFAQFVQAASGKAIYGFDVLLSNSAGAAANANAAYMGGWMDAINGNTDVFLPIGPGDFMVHHAIALGLHTTTLILVKGALDARGSKLMPDKKDFGYSFPCDGPGRGGTCDISAWDAFYLAVFWALNTIGWVTFYWHWKHLAIWQGNVAQFNESSTYLMGWFRDYLWLNSSQLINGYNPFGSNNLAVWAWMFLFGHLVWATGFMFLISWRGYWQELIETIVWAHQRTPLANLVGWRDKPVALSIVQARVVGLAHFTIGYILTYAAFLIASTSGKFG, encoded by the coding sequence ATGGCAACGAAATTTCCTTCGTTCAGCCAGGGTCTGGCACAGGACCCGACAACCCGCCGCATCTGGTACGGGATCGCCACGGCTCACGACTTCGAGAGCCATGACGGAATGACGGAGGAGAGGCTTTACCAAAAGCTCTTCTCCACCCATTTCGGGCATCTCGCAATCATCGGTCTCTGGGTTTCGGGAAACCTGTTCCATATCGCCTGGCAGGGCAACTTTGAACAGTGGGTCGCCGACCCTCTGCACGTGAAGCCCATTGCTCACGCAATCTGGGATCCCCATTTCGGTCAAGGCGCCATTACCGCCTTCACCCAAGCGGGAGCCACATCGCCAGTGAACATCGCCTACTCAGGCCTGTACCACTGGTTCTACACAATCGGCATGACGAAGAACGCCGAGCTGTATCAGGGATCCATCTTCATGATGATCCTGTCGGCCTGGGCATTGTTCGCCGGTTGGCTGCACCTGCAGCCCAAGTTCCGCCCGTCACTTGCATGGTTCAAAAATGCTGAGTCACGTCTGAACCATCACCTGGCAGTCCTCTTCGGTTTCAGCTCCATCGCCTGGACAGGTCACCTGGTGCACGTGGCGATTCCTGAATCCAGGGGTCAGCACGTCGGGTGGGACAACTTCCTGAGCGTGATGCCTCACCCCGCCGGTCTTGGACCTTTCTTCACCGGCAACTGGGGTGTGTATGCACAGAATCCTGATTCCGCGGGTCAAATCTTCGGTACGGCCGAAGGCTCTGGAACTGCGATTCTCACCTTCCTCGGTGGCTTCCATCCTCAGACAGAAGCTCTCTGGCTCACTGACATCGCCCATCACCACCTGGCGATTGGTTGCCTGTTTGTGATCGCTGGTCACATGTACAGGACCAACTTCGGTATCGGACACTCCATCAAGGAGATCCTCGAAGCTCATAACCCTCCCAAGGGCACTCCCGGTGATCTCGGCGCTGGCCACAAGGGTCTTTACGACACCTTGAACAACAGCCTGCACATGCAGCTCGGCCTTGCTCTTGCTTCCCTGGGTGTGGTCACCTCCCTGGTGGCACAACACATGTATGCGATGCCGTCGTATGCCTTCATCGCCAAGGCCTATACGACACAGGCTGCTCTATACACGCACCACCAGTACATCGCCATCTTCCTGATGTGCGGTGCCTTTGCTCACGGAGCGATCTTCTTCATCCGTGACTACGACCCCGAAGCCAACAAGGACAATGTCCTGGCCAGGATGCTGGAGCACAAGGAAGCGATCATCAGCCACCTGAGCTGGATCACCCTCTTCCTTGGCTTCCATACGCTTGGTCTCTACGTTCACAACGATGTTGTTGTGGCGTTCGGAACACCTGAGAAGCAGATTCTGGTTGAGCCCGTCTTTGCCCAGTTCGTTCAAGCCGCTTCCGGTAAGGCGATCTACGGTTTCGACGTTCTTCTCTCCAATTCCGCTGGTGCTGCAGCCAATGCCAACGCTGCCTACATGGGTGGCTGGATGGATGCCATCAACGGCAACACCGACGTGTTCTTGCCGATCGGTCCTGGTGACTTCATGGTTCACCACGCCATCGCTCTGGGTCTGCACACCACCACTCTGATCCTGGTCAAAGGCGCGCTGGATGCTCGTGGCTCCAAGCTGATGCCTGACAAAAAGGACTTCGGTTACTCCTTCCCCTGTGACGGCCCTGGCCGAGGCGGTACTTGTGACATCTCTGCCTGGGACGCCTTCTATCTGGCCGTCTTCTGGGCCCTGAACACAATCGGTTGGGTCACCTTCTACTGGCATTGGAAGCACCTGGCCATCTGGCAGGGCAACGTCGCTCAGTTCAATGAGTCCAGCACCTACCTGATGGGCTGGTTCCGTGACTACCTGTGGCTGAATTCCTCCCAGCTGATCAACGGTTACAACCCCTTCGGCAGCAACAACCTCGCCGTCTGGGCCTGGATGTTCCTGTTCGGCCACCTCGTCTGGGCGACTGGATTCATGTTCCTGATCTCCTGGCGTGGTTACTGGCAGGAGCTGATCGAGACCATCGTCTGGGCTCATCAGCGCACACCGCTCGCCAACCTTGTTGGCTGGCGCGACAAGCCAGTGGCTCTGTCCATCGTTCAGGCTCGTGTTGTGGGTCTCGCCCACTTCACGATCGGCTACATCCTCACGTATGCAGCCTTCCTGATCGCATCGACATCCGGCAAGTTCGGCTGA
- a CDS encoding cupin, translating into MLSSATNRQASSSQAQYFSYGEAANPIRSGLTGAVPYRSFSPAFFSQSGSAVMPLDLSDELQCSGPASGPSLCANFIRLDGDGLRTAAVATSQLFFVADGQGDTEACGEHFQWTKGDMLVLPAGGDAIHSCSGKASLYWVHDAPLLRFLGVTPNEARFKPTFYSHRDSQGRLAEIAASPSGARANRVSVLLGNSAFPQTRTVSHTLWAMLGILPAGQEQKPHRHQSIALDFAVDCRPGCYTLIGTELDDQGRIRNPHREDWTAGAAFVTPPGYWHSHHNESGEDAYVLPIQDAGLHTYLRTLDILFSG; encoded by the coding sequence ATGCTGAGCAGCGCAACGAATCGCCAAGCGTCATCGTCCCAGGCTCAGTATTTCTCCTACGGCGAAGCGGCCAACCCAATCCGCAGCGGACTGACCGGCGCCGTTCCCTATCGCTCCTTTTCCCCGGCTTTCTTTTCCCAGAGCGGCAGTGCTGTGATGCCTCTGGATCTGAGCGATGAACTGCAGTGCAGTGGACCTGCCAGCGGCCCATCGTTATGCGCCAACTTCATCCGACTGGATGGCGACGGACTGCGCACTGCCGCTGTGGCAACAAGCCAGTTGTTCTTCGTGGCCGATGGCCAAGGTGACACTGAAGCCTGCGGAGAACACTTCCAGTGGACGAAGGGCGACATGCTCGTTCTGCCCGCCGGAGGAGACGCCATTCACAGCTGCTCTGGCAAAGCGTCTCTCTACTGGGTGCACGACGCGCCACTGCTGCGTTTTCTGGGTGTGACTCCCAATGAAGCCCGTTTTAAGCCAACGTTTTACAGCCATCGCGACAGCCAGGGGCGACTGGCTGAGATCGCAGCCAGCCCCAGCGGCGCCCGTGCCAACCGGGTCAGCGTGCTGCTGGGCAACTCTGCGTTTCCCCAAACAAGAACGGTGAGCCACACCCTTTGGGCCATGCTCGGCATTCTTCCCGCGGGGCAGGAACAGAAGCCCCATCGCCACCAATCGATCGCCCTGGATTTCGCCGTGGATTGCAGGCCAGGTTGCTACACCCTGATTGGCACTGAGCTCGATGATCAGGGAAGAATCCGAAACCCACACAGGGAAGACTGGACAGCTGGTGCCGCATTCGTGACCCCACCGGGCTACTGGCATTCGCACCACAACGAGTCAGGTGAGGATGCCTATGTGCTGCCGATTCAGGACGCAGGACTGCACACCTATCTGCGGACGCTGGACATTCTTTTTAGCGGCTGA
- a CDS encoding type 2 lanthipeptide synthetase LanM family protein — translation MTDASTDWKDPDPGLSFHTLLEECREIDGNASTINLKDLPESLRMSWQAALGPEEPHKLERRLQWDRLATERIAAQIQSCESPSTCHPLWTERLKRLQKSLQQCWDQPLLEGDQLHQLAFPFVDLWHPAALLIMSDLRQQVSSTLPQLILQDSAWADLERNLIARLSFLGEQLLWKPFMEGRRSGTMLLAQLGPDGSGQHGPVREYYQSFIQDLRQDGLKSLLQQHPVFGKLLADLLERWPTNILEMLNRLQGDRPDLANRFGISIGAPLSRLRAGLSDPHRGGRGVIRLSFGDETSEQHLIYKPKDLRLDATWQEALADLNQHSKLPPLRTLQLLCRENYGWMEAVQHRLCRTPDELNRFYHNAGRITAMLHLLGCTDCHEENLIAEGDQLLLIDTETLFEPELPNHIAEARSEPQIERGSLRHRIADSVLRTGVLPRWIFTGDGAQDISALGATPPITAEHMVPGWVELNSDGMMPGQLMRPATLPTSLPVGIGERNPFTRHLDVFTQGFTDQWHVVIECRKRWLQNDGILQRFTGLPRRIVLRATAVYATILRQQLQADALRSPIQQAMKQEQLARSFLLADQVPQHWPIFAAEVRQLEQLDVPYFEHRIDSCDLILDQQGSELQGFIRTSGLNAARIRLKQMEEQELEFQLKLIRGACEARFLGEQTPEFSESQLITAGDTSKSLSDQSPSLTQEAAVERLIEQLKNSAITDPDGSSEWLGMNIGEDGEGFTFGPVGSELYGGSIGIGCLLRAWRGDGQENSFERAVLKPLQTLCDQNRRDGRLRWWRDQAKGLMGCGGMLLALQLMGEQGQSNATRILDGLMSEARADYLRRDRQFDLIGGVAGLIGPLLAIQSDQSLGLASVCGERLLEAQDPDGSWRDIPMRPGMLGFSHGTAGIAASLTRLHAHNGDTRLLDAACRALGYERRHFVPDQGNWLDLRRDQTDQTGQPKQVCTSTWCHGAPGIALGRACLWGTPLWDEDCENELHTAIRNTAQSQLTHADHLCCGSLGLIAIMRMLLSGPWPIPTALSEHCQQSIKAIETDVLNRVGQDPPDLICLGTPEGNLTLPGFFNGLSGMGMALLGNERSERMLNSLLTAGLWPN, via the coding sequence ATGACAGATGCCTCAACTGATTGGAAGGATCCTGATCCAGGCCTTTCTTTCCACACTCTGCTTGAAGAATGCCGAGAAATTGATGGCAACGCGTCGACCATCAACTTGAAGGACTTGCCTGAATCTCTCAGGATGAGTTGGCAAGCAGCCCTGGGCCCGGAGGAACCGCACAAACTCGAGCGGCGTTTGCAATGGGATCGTCTAGCGACTGAACGAATTGCCGCACAGATCCAAAGCTGCGAGTCCCCCTCCACCTGTCACCCACTCTGGACTGAACGACTGAAACGGCTCCAGAAATCACTCCAACAGTGCTGGGATCAGCCCCTGTTAGAGGGAGATCAACTCCATCAACTTGCCTTTCCCTTCGTTGACCTCTGGCATCCGGCCGCTCTGCTCATAATGAGCGACCTGCGTCAGCAGGTATCAAGCACTCTTCCTCAGCTGATCCTGCAAGACAGCGCATGGGCCGATCTCGAGCGGAACCTTATTGCCCGACTGTCTTTTCTCGGAGAGCAACTGCTCTGGAAGCCGTTCATGGAAGGACGTCGGTCGGGAACCATGCTTCTTGCACAGCTTGGCCCAGACGGCAGCGGCCAGCACGGTCCAGTGCGCGAGTACTACCAGAGTTTCATCCAGGACTTACGCCAAGACGGACTGAAGTCTTTGCTGCAGCAGCATCCAGTATTCGGAAAGCTCCTTGCCGATCTGCTTGAACGCTGGCCAACCAACATTCTTGAAATGCTGAACCGGCTTCAAGGCGACCGACCTGATCTTGCCAATCGCTTCGGAATCAGCATTGGGGCACCACTGAGCCGGTTGAGGGCCGGACTCAGCGATCCCCACCGGGGAGGGCGCGGCGTCATCCGGCTGAGCTTTGGCGACGAAACATCTGAGCAACATCTGATTTACAAGCCCAAGGATCTTCGCCTGGATGCCACCTGGCAGGAGGCTCTGGCTGACCTCAACCAACACAGCAAGCTCCCGCCTCTACGTACGCTCCAACTGCTATGTCGTGAGAACTATGGCTGGATGGAAGCGGTGCAGCACCGTCTCTGCCGCACGCCCGATGAACTGAATCGCTTTTACCACAATGCTGGCCGGATAACGGCCATGCTCCATTTGCTTGGCTGCACCGATTGCCATGAGGAGAATCTGATCGCCGAAGGCGATCAGCTGCTGCTGATCGATACCGAAACACTGTTTGAACCGGAGCTGCCAAACCACATTGCTGAAGCACGCAGCGAGCCCCAGATCGAGCGCGGCAGCCTGAGGCATCGCATCGCCGATTCAGTACTCCGAACAGGTGTACTACCACGCTGGATCTTCACCGGTGATGGTGCTCAAGACATCAGTGCGCTCGGGGCCACTCCTCCCATAACAGCGGAGCACATGGTGCCCGGCTGGGTCGAGCTCAATAGTGACGGAATGATGCCAGGACAACTAATGCGTCCAGCAACGTTGCCGACAAGTCTCCCGGTGGGGATAGGAGAACGCAATCCTTTCACGCGTCATCTGGATGTCTTCACTCAAGGCTTCACTGATCAGTGGCATGTCGTGATCGAGTGCCGAAAACGATGGCTGCAAAACGATGGGATTCTGCAACGTTTCACCGGACTGCCTCGTCGAATCGTGCTGCGAGCCACGGCTGTTTACGCCACGATCCTCCGCCAGCAGCTTCAAGCCGATGCCTTGCGCTCACCGATTCAGCAGGCCATGAAGCAGGAACAACTGGCCAGAAGTTTCCTGCTCGCCGACCAGGTTCCTCAGCACTGGCCAATCTTTGCCGCGGAGGTGCGCCAGCTGGAACAACTGGATGTTCCCTACTTCGAGCATCGCATCGATAGCTGTGATCTGATCCTGGATCAACAGGGATCCGAACTACAGGGGTTCATCCGCACCAGTGGACTCAATGCGGCACGGATTCGGCTCAAGCAGATGGAAGAGCAGGAACTGGAGTTTCAGCTGAAGTTGATCCGAGGCGCCTGCGAAGCCCGCTTCCTGGGAGAACAAACACCTGAATTCAGCGAATCGCAGCTGATCACGGCGGGAGACACATCCAAATCGCTATCGGATCAAAGCCCAAGCCTGACTCAAGAAGCAGCGGTGGAACGGCTCATTGAGCAATTAAAAAACAGCGCCATCACCGATCCAGACGGCAGCTCCGAGTGGCTGGGGATGAACATTGGTGAGGATGGTGAAGGCTTCACCTTCGGTCCCGTGGGATCCGAGCTGTACGGCGGTTCGATCGGCATCGGCTGTCTGCTGCGAGCCTGGCGAGGCGACGGCCAGGAGAACTCTTTTGAACGAGCAGTGCTCAAACCGTTGCAAACGCTCTGTGACCAGAATCGTCGGGATGGTCGTTTGCGCTGGTGGCGTGATCAGGCCAAAGGGCTGATGGGCTGCGGTGGGATGCTCCTAGCTCTGCAACTGATGGGTGAACAGGGTCAAAGCAACGCGACGCGGATCCTCGATGGACTCATGAGCGAAGCTCGCGCGGACTACCTCAGGCGCGATCGTCAGTTTGATCTAATTGGAGGTGTCGCCGGCCTAATCGGCCCCTTGCTCGCCATCCAGAGTGATCAGAGCCTGGGACTGGCCAGCGTCTGCGGTGAGCGACTGTTGGAAGCGCAGGATCCTGATGGCAGCTGGAGGGATATACCGATGCGGCCGGGCATGCTCGGCTTCTCCCATGGAACTGCTGGAATTGCGGCATCACTAACTCGGTTGCACGCTCACAACGGTGACACCCGACTGCTGGACGCGGCATGCCGTGCACTGGGCTATGAGCGACGGCACTTCGTGCCTGACCAAGGGAACTGGCTCGACCTGCGCCGGGACCAAACCGACCAAACCGGTCAGCCCAAGCAGGTCTGTACCAGCACCTGGTGCCATGGAGCTCCCGGGATTGCTCTGGGCCGAGCCTGCCTCTGGGGAACACCTCTGTGGGATGAGGACTGCGAGAACGAGCTACACACAGCAATCAGAAACACCGCTCAGAGTCAACTCACCCATGCGGACCATCTGTGCTGTGGATCCTTAGGTCTCATTGCCATCATGCGAATGCTTCTGTCAGGTCCCTGGCCGATCCCCACAGCCTTAAGTGAGCATTGCCAACAAAGCATCAAGGCCATCGAAACGGATGTGCTGAACAGGGTGGGGCAAGACCCACCCGATTTGATCTGCCTCGGGACACCCGAGGGAAACCTCACACTCCCAGGTTTCTTCAACGGTCTCAGCGGCATGGGGATGGCACTGCTCGGCAATGAACGGTCGGAGCGCATGCTCAACAGCCTGCTAACTGCAGGGCTATGGCCGAACTAA
- a CDS encoding Nif11-like leader peptide family RiPP precursor, with the protein MSSQIEGFKAKVASDATLRSKIQNASDAEIISLAAAAGFTITEKELRDLNASNLSEKELEALAGGAGDDYTKYHTTCYTKCACWSGCGG; encoded by the coding sequence ATGAGCAGCCAAATCGAAGGCTTTAAGGCCAAGGTCGCCTCAGACGCAACGTTGCGGTCCAAGATCCAAAATGCCAGCGACGCAGAGATCATCTCATTGGCAGCTGCCGCAGGCTTCACAATCACAGAGAAGGAATTAAGGGATCTGAATGCTTCCAATCTGAGCGAGAAAGAATTGGAAGCTTTGGCTGGCGGTGCTGGTGATGATTACACCAAGTACCACACAACCTGCTATACCAAGTGTGCATGCTGGTCTGGCTGTGGCGGGTGA
- a CDS encoding efflux RND transporter permease subunit, with product MRSISQPFLRRPVFTIVCSLLVLLAGVVSLVGLGLEDLPQLAPTRVSVSASFPAAGPEVVEQSVTSVLEKQLSGLDGLESMTSSSRQGGASLSLRFESGDPELNAIKVQNEVNLASRRLPQSVTRQGLNVNRSSNDLLLILGFSAPPGMYEPIFIGGWLDQRLSEGLRTTPGVGDIRVFGSSELAYRLWLDPSLLEQFSLSTNDITAALAEQNVLAAVGNLGEAPAPAGQLFSLPVDAEGRLRSKADFEAMVVKRTSNGGLVRLKDVGRVELGQRNYGSSALNLQGESSVAVGIFQRDGSNALEVSRAVRERLKSLESSFPPGLDVQMIFDVAENVQANLDRTRDTLRDAVLLVLVVLVLFLGRWRLALIPGLAVPVALIGSLVVVRLSGSNLNSLILFGLVLATGIVVDDAIVVSEDIAGRIERGEEPQGAAEDAMAELAGAVLATSLVLAAVFLPVLLIPGSIGRLYQPIALAISGAILFSTFNALTFTPMACARVLGKGDGRLPAPFRLISRSLRAGMARLQRLYARMLAVWLARGRTVIALVLAGLMLTGIGLATIPTSFIPDEDQGQVRGYFTLPEGASLERTEAVMERIREVVAEEPLIRSGNFYAGSSFGQSGEDTGSFYLRLSPLKERPGRQNSSQAVKQRLNSELRRRITDAQVIVTTPPTVQGFSSESGLQMELLDRSGGQLSLQDFENQAQQFILAAQNSRQFQRVSTRFDANSPRWRLELDRSQMAALDLPVGPTLRDIGTAIGGRFIDDTFSGGEIRSIYIQLEGTDRSKPGDLTSLMVRNRSGDLVSLANVAQLKRDSGANRITHYNQKRSISITAIPSDGFSSGQAIDLLQAISDRTGGNNLGLAFTGLAREETRAESVTWVLFGLGVTVVYLLLAGLYESFVDPLIILLTVPMALLGALIGLKLRSLTLDVFAQMGLLVLVSLAAKNGILIVEFANQRLAQGTALIDAIEEAAINRMRPILLTAVTSLAGFLPLLLATGTGSASRISIGTVVFSGLLVSTLLSLFIVPATYLLFKRWRGVGPAILELDG from the coding sequence TTGCGGTCCATCTCCCAGCCATTTCTGAGACGGCCCGTCTTCACCATCGTCTGCAGCTTGTTGGTGCTGTTGGCTGGGGTGGTGTCTCTGGTGGGCCTCGGCCTTGAAGACCTGCCTCAACTGGCACCCACCCGCGTGAGCGTGAGCGCCAGTTTTCCTGCCGCAGGCCCTGAAGTGGTGGAGCAAAGCGTCACATCAGTGCTGGAAAAACAGCTCAGTGGCCTGGATGGCCTGGAGAGCATGACCTCCAGCAGCAGGCAGGGCGGAGCCAGCCTCAGCCTGCGCTTCGAGTCAGGCGATCCAGAGCTCAACGCGATCAAGGTTCAGAACGAAGTCAACCTGGCCAGCCGTCGACTGCCCCAGTCAGTCACCAGACAGGGGCTGAATGTGAACCGCTCCAGCAATGACCTGCTGCTGATCCTCGGCTTCAGCGCTCCTCCCGGGATGTATGAGCCGATCTTCATCGGTGGCTGGCTCGACCAACGCCTCAGTGAAGGCCTGCGAACCACGCCTGGGGTTGGCGACATCCGTGTGTTCGGCAGTAGCGAGCTCGCCTACCGCCTCTGGCTGGATCCGAGTCTCCTGGAGCAATTCAGTCTGTCCACCAACGACATCACCGCCGCTCTGGCAGAGCAGAACGTTCTTGCCGCAGTGGGAAACCTGGGCGAGGCGCCGGCTCCGGCGGGACAGCTGTTCAGCCTGCCGGTGGATGCCGAAGGGCGTCTGCGCAGCAAGGCCGACTTTGAAGCCATGGTGGTGAAACGCACCAGCAACGGAGGCCTGGTTCGTCTGAAGGATGTAGGTCGCGTTGAGCTGGGCCAACGCAACTACGGCAGCAGCGCGCTCAATCTTCAGGGCGAAAGCTCAGTGGCTGTCGGCATCTTCCAGCGGGATGGATCGAACGCTCTGGAGGTCAGTCGTGCGGTTCGGGAGAGGCTGAAAAGCCTGGAAAGCAGCTTTCCCCCTGGGTTGGACGTGCAGATGATCTTTGATGTGGCCGAAAACGTCCAGGCCAATCTCGATCGCACCAGAGACACCCTCCGGGACGCGGTGCTGCTGGTGCTGGTGGTGCTGGTGCTGTTTCTGGGACGCTGGCGTCTGGCCTTGATTCCTGGCCTGGCGGTGCCTGTGGCGTTGATCGGCAGTCTGGTGGTGGTGCGCCTGAGCGGGTCGAATCTCAACAGCCTGATCCTGTTCGGCCTCGTGCTGGCCACGGGCATCGTTGTCGACGATGCCATCGTTGTCAGCGAAGACATCGCAGGCCGGATCGAACGGGGCGAAGAGCCACAGGGGGCTGCGGAAGATGCGATGGCAGAGCTTGCGGGCGCAGTTTTAGCCACATCTCTGGTTCTGGCTGCTGTCTTTCTGCCTGTTCTGCTGATCCCTGGCTCCATCGGCCGCCTGTATCAACCGATTGCACTGGCCATCAGCGGCGCAATTCTGTTCTCAACGTTCAATGCCCTCACGTTCACTCCGATGGCCTGCGCCCGTGTGCTGGGAAAAGGCGACGGACGATTGCCAGCACCGTTCAGATTGATCAGTCGAAGTCTGCGTGCGGGCATGGCCCGGTTGCAACGTCTTTACGCAAGGATGCTGGCGGTCTGGCTGGCACGGGGTAGAACCGTGATCGCGCTGGTGCTGGCAGGACTGATGCTCACCGGCATTGGTCTGGCGACGATCCCCACCTCCTTCATCCCCGACGAAGATCAGGGGCAGGTGCGCGGTTATTTCACGCTGCCGGAAGGGGCAAGCCTGGAACGTACCGAGGCTGTGATGGAACGCATCCGCGAGGTCGTCGCTGAAGAGCCCCTGATCCGCAGCGGCAATTTTTATGCCGGAAGCTCATTCGGACAGAGCGGCGAGGACACCGGGTCTTTCTATCTACGCCTCTCACCCCTGAAAGAACGCCCAGGGCGGCAGAACAGCAGTCAAGCCGTGAAGCAGCGTCTGAACAGCGAACTGAGACGACGCATCACCGACGCCCAGGTGATTGTGACCACGCCGCCCACGGTGCAGGGTTTCAGCAGCGAATCAGGCCTGCAGATGGAACTGCTGGATCGCAGTGGCGGCCAGCTCAGCCTGCAGGATTTCGAGAATCAGGCCCAGCAGTTCATCCTGGCTGCTCAGAACTCCAGGCAGTTCCAGCGCGTGAGCACGCGCTTCGATGCAAACTCACCGCGCTGGAGACTGGAGCTTGACCGCAGCCAGATGGCAGCGCTGGACCTACCGGTGGGTCCGACTCTCAGGGACATCGGAACCGCCATTGGAGGCCGTTTCATCGATGACACCTTCTCAGGGGGGGAAATCCGCAGCATCTACATCCAGCTTGAGGGAACTGACCGCAGCAAGCCTGGAGATCTCACGAGCCTGATGGTGCGCAACCGCAGCGGCGACCTGGTCTCATTGGCGAACGTTGCGCAACTGAAACGTGATTCAGGAGCGAATCGAATCACCCATTACAACCAGAAGCGATCGATCAGCATCACGGCCATCCCTTCAGATGGGTTCAGCAGTGGCCAGGCCATCGATCTCCTTCAGGCGATCAGTGATCGGACCGGAGGCAACAACCTGGGCCTGGCCTTCACCGGTCTTGCCAGAGAGGAGACCCGAGCGGAATCCGTGACCTGGGTGCTGTTCGGCCTTGGCGTCACGGTGGTGTATCTGTTGCTGGCGGGCCTCTATGAAAGCTTTGTGGATCCGCTGATCATCCTGCTCACAGTGCCGATGGCACTGCTGGGAGCCTTGATCGGCCTGAAGCTGCGCAGTCTCACGCTCGACGTCTTCGCCCAGATGGGCTTGCTGGTGCTGGTCAGCCTGGCCGCAAAGAATGGAATCCTGATTGTTGAATTCGCCAACCAACGGCTTGCCCAGGGCACCGCCCTGATCGATGCCATCGAGGAAGCGGCGATCAACAGAATGAGGCCGATTCTGCTGACAGCGGTGACATCGCTGGCGGGATTTCTGCCATTGCTGCTTGCCACCGGAACAGGTTCCGCCAGCCGCATCAGCATCGGCACCGTTGTCTTCAGCGGACTGCTGGTGTCAACGCTGCTCTCGCTGTTCATCGTGCCGGCCACCTATCTGCTGTTCAAACGCTGGAGAGGCGTCGGTCCTGCGATCCTTGAACTGGATGGCTGA
- a CDS encoding photosystem I reaction center subunit XI gives MSVSPVADPTVGNLATPVNSNYFTKAFLNALPIYRPSLSPNRRGLEIGMTHGYLLYGPFAVCGPLRNSDYASTAGLLASIGLVSILTVCLSIYGTAGNGPKVQPADATINNPPSDLFTKEGWSEFASGFWLGGCGGAAFAWFLVSATPLLYLAKIAGGVAPAG, from the coding sequence ATGTCTGTTTCCCCCGTCGCTGATCCAACGGTTGGCAACCTCGCCACCCCGGTGAACAGCAACTACTTCACCAAGGCGTTTCTCAACGCGCTACCGATCTATCGACCTTCTCTCTCGCCGAACAGACGCGGCCTGGAGATTGGCATGACCCATGGGTATTTGCTGTATGGCCCTTTCGCCGTCTGTGGTCCTCTCCGAAACAGCGATTACGCATCAACGGCAGGATTGCTGGCCTCCATCGGATTGGTGTCGATCCTGACTGTGTGTCTGTCGATCTACGGCACCGCTGGCAACGGACCCAAGGTGCAACCGGCTGACGCCACCATCAACAATCCACCGTCAGACCTCTTCACCAAGGAAGGCTGGTCTGAATTTGCCAGTGGCTTCTGGCTGGGTGGTTGCGGAGGAGCGGCTTTTGCATGGTTCCTGGTCAGCGCAACTCCATTGCTCTATCTGGCCAAGATCGCTGGTGGTGTAGCGCCCGCAGGCTGA
- a CDS encoding photosystem I reaction center subunit VIII codes for MTGDFVASWMPSVFIPLAGVLGPAVVMVLMFNLIETTAD; via the coding sequence ATGACAGGAGATTTCGTCGCTTCCTGGATGCCTTCGGTTTTCATTCCATTGGCTGGGGTTCTGGGTCCAGCTGTCGTGATGGTTCTGATGTTCAACCTGATCGAAACCACTGCTGACTGA